A genomic stretch from Caloenas nicobarica isolate bCalNic1 chromosome 3, bCalNic1.hap1, whole genome shotgun sequence includes:
- the YPEL5 gene encoding protein yippee-like 5 codes for MGRIFLDHIGGTRLFSCANCDTILTNRSELISTRFTGATGRAFLFNKVVNLQYSEVQDRVMLTGRHMVRDVSCKNCNSKLGWIYEFATEDSQRYKEGRVILERALVRESEGFEEHVPSDNS; via the exons atggGAAGAATTTTTCTGGATCATATTGGTGGCACTCGCCTGTTCTCCTGTGCAAACTGCGACACGATTCTGACCAACCGTTCTGAGCTCATCTCCACACGTTTTACAGGGGCCACAGGAAGAGCCTTTCTTTTTAACAAG GTGGTAAATCTGCAATACAGTGAAGTTCAGGATCGGGTCATGCTCACTGGTCGCCACATGGTTCGAGACGTGAGCTGCAAGAACTGCAACAGCAAACTGGGTTGGATCTATGAATTTGCCACTGAAGACAGCCAGCGCTACAAGGAAGGCCGTGTTATCCTGGAAAGAGCGCTGGTCCGAGAGAGCGAAGGATTTGAGGAGCACGTTCCATCCGACAATTCCTGA